A genomic window from Leptospira bandrabouensis includes:
- the sucC gene encoding ADP-forming succinate--CoA ligase subunit beta, which yields MKVHEYQAKEILRRHNANVPFGKVIDTVGEFEKAYSEVVQKSPVVVVKAQIHAGGRGKGGGVKVAKTKDDAKAAAEKILGMQLITPQTGPEGKKVLKVYLEQGLEIAKEYYLSILLDRAFRKTIIMASTEGGMEIEEVAETHPEKIIKIQIDPGIGIQGSQVRELAFALGIPAEAQKSFTALVNSVYNAYIKEDAALLEINPLILTKQNEIVAGDCKMDLDENALYRHPENEALRDITEEDPYEVKAKEYNLNYVKLDGNIGCMVNGAGLAMATMDIVKLAGAEPANFLDVGGGANPTTVENGFRLILSDPNVKGIFVNVFGGIVRCDRVAVGIIEATKKVNVTVPVVVRLKGTNAEEGKKILNESGMNIVGVEGLRDAADKIVSLIKK from the coding sequence ATGAAAGTCCACGAATACCAGGCCAAAGAAATCCTACGTAGACACAATGCCAACGTTCCCTTCGGAAAGGTCATCGACACTGTCGGTGAGTTCGAAAAGGCATATAGCGAAGTTGTCCAAAAATCACCCGTTGTGGTGGTAAAAGCCCAAATCCACGCTGGTGGACGAGGAAAAGGTGGCGGGGTCAAAGTCGCAAAGACAAAAGATGACGCCAAAGCAGCAGCAGAGAAAATTCTCGGAATGCAACTCATCACTCCTCAGACCGGTCCAGAAGGAAAAAAAGTCCTGAAAGTGTATTTGGAACAAGGTCTTGAAATTGCAAAAGAATACTACCTTTCCATCTTACTCGATCGTGCATTTCGCAAAACCATCATTATGGCATCCACTGAAGGTGGAATGGAAATCGAAGAAGTAGCAGAAACTCACCCAGAAAAAATCATCAAAATTCAGATTGATCCGGGTATTGGAATCCAAGGTTCTCAAGTGCGTGAACTCGCATTTGCTTTAGGAATCCCAGCAGAAGCACAAAAGTCTTTTACAGCTCTTGTAAATTCAGTTTACAACGCATACATCAAAGAAGATGCAGCTCTTCTTGAAATTAACCCACTGATTCTCACAAAACAAAACGAAATCGTTGCGGGTGACTGCAAGATGGACTTAGATGAAAACGCTCTTTACCGTCATCCAGAGAACGAAGCTCTTCGTGATATCACAGAAGAAGATCCGTATGAAGTAAAAGCAAAAGAATACAACCTAAACTATGTTAAGTTAGATGGTAACATTGGCTGTATGGTGAACGGTGCCGGACTTGCCATGGCAACTATGGACATCGTTAAGTTGGCTGGTGCTGAACCTGCTAACTTTTTGGACGTCGGAGGTGGGGCAAACCCTACTACCGTTGAAAACGGCTTTCGACTCATCCTTTCTGATCCAAACGTAAAAGGTATCTTTGTAAACGTATTCGGTGGGATCGTTCGCTGTGACCGAGTGGCTGTCGGAATTATCGAAGCTACTAAAAAGGTAAACGTAACTGTACCAGTAGTGGTTCGATTGAAAGGAACCAATGCAGAAGAAGGGAAAAAAATCCTTAACGAATCCGGTATGAACATTGTTGGAGTAGAAGGACTCCGTGACGCGGCAGACAAAATTGTCTCCCTAATCAAAAAATAG
- the sucD gene encoding succinate--CoA ligase subunit alpha, translating into MAVLVDENTRVVVQGITGKEGSFHATQMLEYGTKVVAGVTPGKGGQIWTSETGKTAPVRNTIKDAMKEDGANAAVIFVPPPFAADAILEGIFAEIPLVVCITEGIPTHDMLKVYSVLRNSKTKLVGPNCPGVINPRYNVKMGIMPGFIHTPGNIGIVSRSGTLTYESVAALTAAGLGQSTCIGIGGDPVPGMNHTEAVRLLNEDPDTEGIVMIGEIGGTSEEEAAAYIKAHVKKPVVGFIAGQTAPPGKRMGHAGAIISGGMGTATSKIAAMKDAGVSICAHIGEVGEKMKVAIKK; encoded by the coding sequence ATGGCTGTATTAGTTGATGAAAACACAAGAGTAGTCGTCCAAGGGATCACCGGAAAGGAAGGATCCTTTCATGCGACTCAAATGTTGGAATATGGTACAAAAGTAGTTGCTGGAGTGACTCCAGGCAAAGGGGGCCAAATCTGGACCTCAGAAACCGGAAAAACAGCACCCGTTCGCAATACCATTAAAGATGCGATGAAAGAAGACGGTGCCAATGCTGCTGTAATCTTTGTTCCGCCTCCATTTGCTGCTGATGCTATTTTGGAAGGAATTTTTGCGGAAATCCCACTTGTGGTTTGTATCACAGAAGGAATTCCTACTCACGATATGCTAAAAGTATATAGTGTACTCCGTAATTCTAAAACAAAACTAGTGGGACCAAACTGCCCAGGAGTCATTAACCCTCGTTACAATGTAAAGATGGGAATTATGCCTGGCTTTATCCACACTCCAGGAAATATCGGAATCGTTTCCCGCTCTGGAACATTAACCTATGAATCAGTGGCGGCTCTTACGGCAGCCGGTCTTGGTCAATCTACTTGTATCGGAATCGGGGGAGACCCAGTTCCTGGAATGAACCATACAGAAGCAGTCCGTCTTTTGAATGAAGATCCAGATACAGAAGGTATTGTCATGATTGGTGAAATCGGTGGAACTTCGGAAGAAGAAGCGGCCGCTTACATCAAAGCCCATGTCAAAAAACCAGTGGTAGGTTTTATCGCAGGGCAAACTGCTCCTCCAGGAAAACGTATGGGCCATGCCGGTGCGATCATTTCCGGTGGAATGGGAACTGCCACTTCTAAAATTGCTGCCATGAAAGACGCTGGTGTCAGCATCTGTGCACATATTGGTGAAGTGGGCGAAAAAATGAAAGTTGCCATTAAAAAATAA
- a CDS encoding TolC family protein, protein MEQRSWVSSTLILLVSVGLLAADSGDKGFTLSLQDAVKYAIDNNREVMQARLELVKADSNLMKFESKYSWRALSKAEIDEKKFPFNQNNIFTGTKTQTNTYSAGLEKLFTTGTYFKLEAKSQRFDSNAFEDPNKTPAGFSALGLPPLYTDTLSITIAQDLLKNAFGANERNMEKILENQTEIMREQMEDQVANKVVATLVDYWNYSVKESGYQTFEQLLKNTKNVRDLTIRKQGLGLSESFEVNQWNALLSQVEGQMAQAAAEKEEARRKLIRSLNLPEDTIFQKTSPLSETLPTKLDYQADIDYAYKHRADFKAIARKKENAELSMKTAKNEALPSLKAAGTYGYQAQNTISPQNNYSDNRAGVFSYQYPVMQGSLDLSYPIMDKGVKAGIRDAEIQKRQVSLEESDLVKAVADDVKTRIDILKASFQVMENAKRTEEESKKYYNGVLRSFQQGRFNALAVKNALDTHVQDQLSLVRAKVDFNINLHRYYVAKNALFEEYGVERSKLLPENL, encoded by the coding sequence ATGGAACAACGTTCATGGGTTTCAAGTACATTGATCCTCCTCGTTTCCGTCGGCCTCTTGGCTGCGGATTCTGGAGATAAGGGTTTTACACTTAGCTTACAAGATGCAGTCAAGTATGCCATTGATAACAATCGCGAGGTCATGCAGGCCCGTTTGGAATTAGTCAAAGCAGATTCAAACTTAATGAAGTTTGAGAGTAAGTATTCTTGGCGCGCACTTTCTAAAGCGGAAATAGATGAGAAAAAATTCCCTTTCAACCAAAACAATATCTTTACGGGAACCAAAACCCAAACCAATACTTATAGTGCGGGTCTCGAAAAACTTTTTACAACAGGAACTTATTTCAAATTAGAAGCTAAGTCACAACGTTTTGATTCGAACGCTTTTGAAGATCCGAATAAAACTCCTGCAGGATTTTCCGCTCTCGGACTTCCTCCCTTATATACAGATACTCTTTCCATTACTATTGCTCAGGATTTATTAAAAAATGCCTTTGGTGCCAACGAAAGGAATATGGAAAAAATCCTCGAGAACCAAACAGAGATCATGCGTGAGCAAATGGAAGACCAAGTGGCAAACAAAGTAGTAGCCACTCTTGTTGACTATTGGAATTACTCTGTCAAAGAATCAGGATACCAAACTTTCGAACAACTTTTGAAAAACACAAAAAACGTCAGGGATCTAACCATCCGTAAACAAGGTCTTGGACTTTCTGAAAGTTTTGAAGTTAACCAATGGAACGCCCTTCTCTCCCAAGTAGAAGGACAAATGGCTCAGGCAGCCGCTGAAAAAGAAGAAGCTCGTCGTAAACTCATTCGTTCTCTTAATCTTCCGGAAGACACAATCTTCCAAAAGACAAGTCCTCTTTCGGAGACACTTCCAACAAAATTGGATTACCAAGCTGATATCGATTATGCTTACAAACATAGAGCAGATTTTAAAGCCATTGCGCGAAAAAAAGAAAACGCAGAGCTCTCTATGAAAACAGCAAAAAATGAAGCCCTTCCTTCTTTGAAAGCGGCGGGAACTTACGGATACCAAGCGCAAAATACCATTAGTCCTCAAAACAACTATTCGGACAATCGGGCTGGTGTATTTTCTTACCAATACCCTGTGATGCAAGGTTCCTTGGATCTTTCTTATCCAATCATGGACAAAGGGGTGAAAGCAGGAATTCGCGATGCAGAAATCCAAAAACGTCAGGTTTCCTTGGAAGAATCAGACCTTGTCAAAGCAGTTGCTGATGATGTTAAAACAAGAATTGATATCTTAAAAGCATCTTTCCAAGTAATGGAAAATGCAAAACGAACCGAAGAAGAATCTAAAAAATACTATAACGGTGTTTTACGATCCTTCCAACAAGGACGTTTCAACGCACTTGCTGTAAAAAATGCCTTGGACACTCATGTCCAGGACCAATTGTCTCTTGTTCGTGCCAAAGTAGATTTCAACATTAACTTACATAGATACTATGTTGCTAAAAATGCTTTATTTGAAGAATACGGAGTGGAAAGATCCAAACTCCTACCTGAAAATCTTTAA
- a CDS encoding FmdB family zinc ribbon protein, translated as MATYDYHCNTCGKDFEHVQSMKEDALTHCLCGKNGSVERRISASAGIIFKGSGFYVTDYKKDSSAPSSGNTDSGTT; from the coding sequence ATGGCTACCTATGACTACCATTGTAATACATGTGGAAAAGACTTTGAACACGTTCAGTCAATGAAAGAGGATGCACTCACCCATTGCCTTTGTGGTAAAAATGGATCTGTCGAAAGACGAATTTCTGCCAGTGCAGGAATCATCTTTAAAGGTTCTGGGTTTTATGTAACCGATTATAAAAAAGATAGTTCTGCTCCGTCTTCTGGAAATACGGATTCAGGTACTACGTAA
- a CDS encoding LpxI family protein → MAPKGRLAIIAGGGELPHIGMKEALAAGEDPLFLGLIESDFSPREHSARTIPVHITQIGKILKTIQKEKITRILMLGKVRKDLLFQKLKFDLKALAILARTINRNDYPIFLAIADEFEAMGVKVISQKIYLQSLLLPEGRYTPKKFNTQELKDIDFGMFYAEKMADLDIGQMVVVCDESVIAVEAVEGTDETIKRGGAYTKKKGDAVVCKSPKAKQDNRFDLPTIGIHTFQVMLESGCKTLCIREGETLVVDPKAVIEFATKHKLNFCVVGKNGSKVLNGNQKKIPST, encoded by the coding sequence TTGGCACCGAAAGGCCGATTAGCCATTATAGCTGGGGGTGGGGAGTTACCTCATATTGGAATGAAGGAAGCATTAGCTGCCGGTGAGGATCCCCTATTTCTTGGTCTCATTGAATCTGACTTTTCACCTAGAGAACATAGTGCCCGCACGATCCCAGTCCACATCACTCAAATTGGCAAAATTCTAAAAACGATCCAAAAAGAAAAGATCACAAGAATTTTGATGCTTGGGAAAGTGCGTAAAGATCTCCTCTTTCAAAAATTGAAATTTGATCTCAAAGCACTTGCCATCCTTGCCCGTACTATCAATCGAAATGATTATCCGATTTTTTTAGCCATTGCCGATGAGTTCGAAGCGATGGGAGTCAAGGTCATTTCTCAGAAAATCTATTTACAATCCCTCCTTCTTCCCGAAGGCAGATACACTCCAAAAAAATTCAATACCCAAGAATTAAAAGACATCGACTTTGGGATGTTTTATGCAGAAAAAATGGCCGATTTAGATATCGGACAAATGGTTGTGGTTTGTGACGAATCAGTGATTGCTGTCGAAGCGGTAGAAGGAACTGACGAAACCATCAAACGAGGCGGGGCCTATACCAAAAAGAAAGGTGATGCCGTTGTTTGTAAAAGTCCCAAAGCCAAACAAGACAATCGTTTTGACCTCCCTACCATTGGAATACACACCTTTCAGGTAATGCTTGAGAGTGGATGTAAAACACTCTGCATTCGTGAAGGGGAAACCTTAGTGGTGGATCCCAAAGCAGTGATCGAATTTGCCACCAAACACAAACTTAACTTTTGTGTTGTAGGAAAAAACGGAAGTAAGGTTCTCAATGGTAACCAAAAAAAAATCCCATCTACATGA
- the lpxB gene encoding lipid-A-disaccharide synthase gives MVTKKKSHLHESDKNFLVIAGEHSGDLLGADLLHELSILEPDYKFYGIGGEGMMEQGLDSLEELENLSVIGFSEAIKKYSFLKKVFYRVLEETNFRPTKLAILIDYPGFNLRLAKELKQRGIPTVFYVSPQIWAWKFNRIYFIKEQIALMLTLFRFEEEIYTEYGVNAKFVGHPITKRIPEKLKKEPVITEKLPDAHHGYTVGLLPGSRKGEIHRLIDPLLGTAALLHEQCKLEKKKIVFLLPNINAKEETFLLEKIKTLKQIHPDIQIHYLWNASLRVMETSDLLLIASGTATLEGLYFETPMVILYKVSLFTYFLGSLLIKSKFIGLANILAGEEVCREITQNECQPKYIFQEAWKILSNSKLKNKIKGILRETKERELGTTNASKKAAKEIQSLLRSLPN, from the coding sequence ATGGTAACCAAAAAAAAATCCCATCTACATGAGTCTGACAAAAATTTCTTGGTCATCGCTGGTGAACATTCCGGTGATTTACTAGGAGCAGATCTATTACATGAATTATCAATATTAGAACCTGATTACAAATTCTACGGAATTGGTGGAGAAGGAATGATGGAACAAGGCCTCGATTCATTAGAAGAGTTGGAGAACTTGAGTGTCATCGGATTTTCAGAAGCTATCAAAAAATATAGTTTTTTAAAGAAAGTGTTTTATCGGGTTTTAGAAGAAACCAATTTTCGACCAACAAAACTTGCTATTTTAATAGACTATCCAGGTTTTAACTTACGTTTGGCGAAGGAATTAAAACAAAGAGGGATCCCTACTGTATTTTATGTTTCCCCACAAATCTGGGCATGGAAATTCAATCGGATTTATTTTATCAAAGAACAGATTGCATTAATGCTTACCCTCTTCCGATTTGAAGAGGAAATTTATACTGAATACGGTGTAAATGCTAAGTTTGTGGGTCATCCCATCACCAAACGAATTCCAGAAAAACTAAAAAAAGAACCAGTCATCACGGAGAAACTTCCTGATGCCCACCATGGATATACAGTCGGACTTCTTCCTGGTTCCAGAAAGGGCGAAATCCATAGGTTAATTGATCCCCTCCTCGGTACGGCTGCCCTTCTCCACGAACAGTGTAAACTGGAAAAAAAGAAAATTGTATTTCTTCTCCCGAATATCAATGCCAAAGAAGAAACCTTTCTTTTAGAAAAAATCAAAACATTGAAACAAATCCATCCCGACATCCAAATTCATTATCTATGGAATGCCTCTCTTCGTGTGATGGAAACAAGTGACCTCCTACTCATTGCTTCGGGTACGGCAACCTTAGAGGGACTTTATTTTGAAACTCCAATGGTGATCCTTTATAAAGTAAGTTTATTTACTTATTTTTTGGGATCTTTACTGATAAAATCCAAATTCATTGGTCTTGCCAATATACTTGCAGGTGAAGAAGTTTGTCGTGAAATCACTCAAAACGAATGCCAACCAAAGTATATCTTTCAAGAAGCATGGAAGATCCTTTCTAATTCGAAACTAAAGAATAAAATAAAAGGGATTTTAAGAGAAACAAAAGAAAGAGAACTAGGAACTACCAATGCTTCCAAAAAGGCAGCAAAGGAAATCCAATCACTCCTTAGATCCCTTCCGAATTAA